One window of the Betta splendens chromosome 21, fBetSpl5.4, whole genome shotgun sequence genome contains the following:
- the hce2l1 gene encoding high choriolytic enzyme 1 produces MHSTMMLLGVWFGLLTLTYTLPVKNSTGVHEGKVRSKRRYSDEIDPDEMNIMDQILEVNNRLRAPRGLAIRDGDIASSYLQSAITCAGNTCLWPKSVDGFVYVPYLLSPLYDDMDRITIETGMQDISAGTCIKFVPRTHEANFLDIQPRYGCWSFLGQTGGSQTLSLQSPGCMWSGVASHELMHALGFVHEQSRSDRDHYVTIVWNNIVPAYIHNFKKQVTNNLNSPYDYSSVMHYGRYAFSDGSGPTIIPKPDPYIPIGQRDGPSALDLHKINVLYDCGPTE; encoded by the exons ATGCATTCTACCATGATGCTCCTGGGTGTTTGGTTTGGCTTGTTGACGCTCACATATACTCTACCTGTTAAG AATTCTACAGGAGTACATGAGGGAAAGGTGAGGTCGAAAAGGAGATACTCAG ATGAAATAGATCCTGATGAAATGAATATAATGGATCAAATCCTAGAAGTCAATAACA GGTTGCGAGCCCCCCGGGGACTAGCGATCCGCGACGGAGATATCGCCAGCTCATACTTGCAAAGTGCCATAACGTGTGCTGGCAACACATGCCTGTGGCCTAAATCTGTTGATGGATTTGTTTATGTACCCTACCTCCTCTCTCCGCTGTATG ACGACATGGACAGAATCACGATAGAAACAGGGATGCAGGACATTTCTGCTGGAACGTGCATTAAATTTGTTCCACGCACTCATGAAGCAAATTTCCTTGATATTCAGCCAAGATATGG ATGCTGGTCATTTCTGGGGCAGACAGGAGGAAGCCAGACCCTGTCACTGCAGTCTCCTGGCTGCATGTGGTCAGGAGTGGCCTCCCATGAACTCATGCATGCTCTTGGCTTTGTACATGAGCAGTCCCGCTCAGACCGAGATCACTATGTGACAATTGTATGGAATAACATCGTACCAG CATACATTCATAACTTCAAGAAACAGGTAACAAACAATCTCAACAGCCCATACGACTACAGCTCTGTTATGCACTATGGAAG GTATGCCTTCTCTGATGGTAGTGGACCAACAATAATCCCTAAACCAGATCCTTACATACCCATTGGACAGCGAGATGGACCCAGTGCACTAGATCTTCATAAGATAAATGTCCTGTATGACTGTG GTCCTACTGAGTAA